The following proteins are co-located in the Brevibacillus laterosporus DSM 25 genome:
- a CDS encoding Rha family transcriptional regulator: protein MNQLVFIQNNQVVTDSLTIAEVFDKRHADVLRDIDGQIEKLDQAGESEWGLRNFAHTQYQHQQNKQWYPKYDLTEDAFALVAMSYVTPEAMKMKVKFLDQFKQMKEQINNPLAGMSKELQAIVMIDKRTVEIENRLFNLEQTKTVDYSQQQVLNSLCKRKVMEIIGGKESPAYKQIVFKVFKAVWNDYQEYFAVNSYRNTATKDFEKAKEFLQRWTPRGKLLREIEDANGQMNMFGGFKGA, encoded by the coding sequence ATGAATCAATTAGTCTTTATTCAAAACAACCAGGTAGTTACTGATAGTCTAACAATCGCTGAGGTATTCGATAAGCGTCATGCAGATGTATTGAGAGATATCGACGGTCAAATCGAGAAATTAGACCAAGCAGGAGAAAGTGAATGGGGTCTACGCAACTTTGCACACACCCAGTATCAGCACCAACAAAACAAACAGTGGTATCCCAAATATGACCTTACCGAGGATGCTTTTGCTCTAGTGGCCATGAGTTATGTAACACCGGAAGCGATGAAAATGAAAGTGAAGTTCCTGGACCAGTTCAAGCAGATGAAGGAGCAAATAAATAACCCTCTAGCTGGAATGAGTAAAGAGCTTCAAGCCATTGTGATGATTGATAAACGGACGGTAGAAATCGAAAATAGATTGTTCAACCTTGAGCAAACCAAGACAGTAGATTACAGCCAACAACAAGTTTTAAACTCGCTCTGCAAACGCAAAGTGATGGAGATTATCGGCGGTAAAGAAAGTCCAGCATATAAACAAATTGTGTTCAAAGTGTTTAAAGCAGTGTGGAATGATTACCAAGAGTATTTCGCTGTTAACTCTTACCGGAACACTGCAACTAAAGATTTTGAAAAGGCAAAAGAGTTTTTACAGAGATGGACCCCACGAGGCAAATTACTTCGGGAGATTGAAGATGCGAATGGTCAAATGAACATGTTCGGTGGATTTAAAGGAGCATAG